Proteins from a genomic interval of Paenibacillus sp. 37:
- a CDS encoding fibronectin type III domain-containing protein, with the protein MKNKDFLQVIKKTKEGRYFKMNRLRKALILMLTIVITLSGMTIYPSNSQASVAHKWSMYTVKQGYAYWDIRGNIFKSDWITGYSSFTFDKNTGTFNLDGNYGQANTGVVYTYDDAPGNRGKIKYTRAYSEGMAESGVLEAYAAPIPDTLVGSVYSSVANTYPNNAVDPDGFYYKYEGTINNKVPVVEITTKGDMTYLNDQESFSISGTVQDPDSDNVLITGFIGGIGKSVEVHNTTSKSQWVLSWDISELPLGTYSPIISAEDGIDIVEVKYQGNITIKQQTYYYWSKFRVDKTPLISWARWTSDQHPNLPGFFTGYTTDPGMHSSKVTGTYFYTLTAQQPVGYIPHFNDNRNVIRYTRVSDRLYYQEDLHWAANGGQDIKGSLVQTNIKAAQNTYPVDGVHTDGFWYTRVGLVPNTNPVINVTQSGNKSINLKTGSDTFVISGTSTDADNDTLSISASIGGVEKQVVLSQTKDDKAWTLVWRTSEFSSSGTFSRPVITVDDGKGGISTATYTGNLIVNTDSLYYWDKYTTKNQVTSYRESKGTTYKSDIDNISGYRNYTFNSTTGEFSGVGEYQTAPTYPTWAGTRLYSIGYLRSMTEYEVTNLEQTQVTRHEAVANSTNKIKDTLVQSNILDIDKTYPDDGLHTDGFWYIKKSTTNMPPVLSVDNSDQNIGTASEKISLKGSAFDSEGDEISISATLNGITKSTSVTGAGTWKLDWAVNEVPEGTYTNVKINGNDGNKGTDTITYTGRINFDMVAPEKPEITLSENAWTNKDVKLIAKHGVDIGSGADYTEYTRDGETWHKYNDPLVIGDSGEWTYQFRTKDKAGNVGQSTEVTVRVDKQAPTAPVLSLSEESYTQDPVTITLKNGTDDLSGAERTEVKVGTGNWTTYNGEMIVDEEGETEVWARTIDVAGNISPEATAKVLIDRTAPTEPSYTLSESQWTNKDVTFQLNGSQDASDVYYEYKIGDSPYTTGESGTITETGEHTITARAVDAVGLISPETQFDIRIDKELPDVDYTPNGLQWSLQGTDVQIKASDRLSGVIEPVYVEISQSEQPSEAWQVMPDNGKVTIEDKEGIWYVHTQVKDNAGNTGTHTSNPYQVQKAPDAPTLEATAISASEVKLSWDLPGGNRYTSGYTYTIKNMNTGTEKILEYPVHEYVDQQLQGGQIYNYQLTIRNHVGSSETQVSALTYPASPGVEISPVFRKPDEMLINIDSVPTATDYRLKLIDNQGQIIENGLVASTQKALTGLIPGSSYTVQVSAINDSGEGLATSVGFLTLPETPTGFTAIEIKEDTVNSEWQSVTTATYYDLYRNNELLYNGGDLNYKDTGLTPGTAYEYVVAAGNETGEGDVSEPLNVMTLPEQDNSLKMHGFSTTGFTAQWNGVPSAIKYLLQVYDLEQNLVAEYQGPNLEYTASGLEPGKEYSVSLVAFNRTGAGKAKIVRTVTLPSNVESVQVTGIGETEAEFNISSVTGATHYKIDLNGEEFLTNDLNYVLSPLQGSTDYSGTVQAGNSSGWGEPTSFSFLTKPVRPSLFTVKTISETGMTLAWEEDKTASRYWITDEQGSTTDITGAEFNVTDLQPGTEYRFKVSTENATGMGDQSEIVWSTLTEAPDIDRVDVKNSDATLSWTEPYGALRYEITDKATGQVYYNGSEPTANLTHLKVGYAYNLTLSAFNKTDHASKGVLVKLVTRAELKKSNVIITDVKSNLVTLEIVTSGQEIQEYVILRNGVKITKVEAESLVSYTDTKVEPGKSYEYEIVPVNEGGEGKGVKLTTLTATKPVSAPAVKSGDGWTEISFQTVEQANEYVVLDKNGTELWRGDTLPIRLEGLEPGSKAVVNIVTENAAGYPSEPVSVTVWTLPSVPTGIESSALERSITLNFSNVNKEGLTEFVIYKAGKEIGRVDAAEKSWTDKNLTPNTKYVYEVRAVNFGGESTKGLKVEQNTKQEQPANPGNPSAPIPPSNHDKDSENPENDKPDDHVKGDHQDNEQSGPVSGVFKDVSDSSFAKNEIETLAKDGVIKGISTNAFAPNKQITRMEFAALIVRVLNVNPDESITMPFQDVKDNAWYGAELNAAIVNGIAKGFNSNEFRPNAVVNREQAAKMMVNVLIKGGITPSTTAQRFSDDSDIAVWALADVKMATGQKFVQGYPDNTFRPKHGLTRAEASVMIYRLRDHLNSISK; encoded by the coding sequence GTTGTAGAAATTACTACTAAAGGGGATATGACCTACCTAAATGATCAGGAATCCTTTAGTATCTCTGGAACTGTACAAGATCCCGATAGCGACAATGTATTAATAACAGGGTTTATAGGTGGTATTGGTAAATCTGTAGAAGTCCATAATACAACTTCAAAAAGTCAATGGGTGTTATCATGGGATATAAGCGAGCTTCCATTAGGTACATATAGTCCCATTATATCTGCTGAAGACGGTATAGACATTGTAGAGGTAAAATATCAAGGTAATATAACTATTAAGCAACAAACTTATTATTACTGGAGCAAATTTAGAGTAGATAAAACACCACTTATCTCGTGGGCTAGATGGACATCTGATCAACACCCTAATTTACCTGGATTTTTCACAGGATACACTACTGATCCTGGAATGCATTCTTCTAAAGTTACAGGTACTTATTTTTACACACTAACTGCACAACAACCTGTAGGTTATATCCCACATTTTAATGATAATAGAAATGTAATTAGATATACCAGGGTTTCTGATCGTTTGTACTATCAAGAAGATCTACATTGGGCAGCGAATGGTGGACAAGATATAAAAGGTTCATTAGTACAAACTAACATTAAAGCAGCTCAAAACACTTATCCAGTAGATGGAGTTCACACTGATGGATTCTGGTACACAAGGGTAGGATTGGTGCCTAATACAAATCCAGTCATCAATGTGACTCAATCGGGTAACAAATCTATAAATTTAAAGACCGGGAGTGACACCTTTGTTATTTCCGGCACATCTACAGATGCAGATAACGATACCTTGTCCATTTCAGCGAGTATAGGTGGGGTAGAGAAACAAGTAGTTTTAAGTCAAACTAAGGATGATAAGGCTTGGACTCTTGTCTGGCGTACATCCGAGTTTAGTAGTAGTGGTACTTTCAGTAGGCCAGTAATTACAGTGGATGACGGTAAGGGTGGAATTTCAACAGCAACATATACAGGAAACCTAATCGTAAATACAGATTCCTTGTACTATTGGGATAAGTACACCACAAAAAATCAGGTGACTAGTTATAGAGAATCTAAAGGTACTACCTATAAAAGTGATATAGATAATATTTCAGGTTATCGTAACTATACGTTTAATAGCACTACTGGTGAATTCTCTGGTGTAGGAGAGTATCAAACGGCTCCAACATATCCAACTTGGGCAGGTACTAGATTATATTCGATCGGTTACCTCCGAAGTATGACAGAGTATGAAGTTACTAATCTGGAGCAAACTCAAGTTACTAGACATGAAGCTGTAGCTAACTCAACAAATAAGATTAAGGATACGTTAGTGCAGAGCAATATTTTAGATATAGACAAAACTTATCCGGATGATGGGTTACACACAGATGGTTTCTGGTATATTAAAAAATCAACCACAAACATGCCACCGGTACTTTCAGTAGATAATTCTGATCAAAATATCGGTACAGCATCTGAGAAAATCAGCTTGAAGGGTAGCGCATTTGACTCAGAAGGAGACGAAATTTCCATTTCAGCAACATTAAATGGTATTACTAAATCGACCAGTGTTACAGGAGCTGGAACTTGGAAACTTGATTGGGCGGTTAATGAAGTCCCGGAAGGAACATATACGAATGTTAAAATTAACGGAAATGATGGGAATAAAGGCACGGACACAATAACCTATACCGGGAGAATCAACTTTGATATGGTCGCTCCTGAGAAGCCGGAGATTACCTTATCTGAAAACGCATGGACAAACAAAGATGTGAAGCTGATAGCTAAGCATGGTGTCGATATTGGCAGTGGTGCGGATTACACTGAATATACGAGAGACGGTGAAACATGGCACAAGTACAATGATCCTTTAGTTATCGGGGATTCCGGAGAATGGACATATCAGTTCCGTACAAAGGACAAGGCAGGGAATGTTGGCCAATCAACGGAAGTCACTGTGCGAGTCGATAAGCAAGCACCCACAGCACCAGTGTTGAGTTTGTCTGAGGAATCCTATACACAAGATCCGGTAACGATTACCCTGAAGAATGGAACAGATGACCTAAGTGGGGCAGAACGGACAGAGGTTAAAGTAGGGACAGGAAATTGGACAACATATAATGGGGAAATGATTGTCGATGAGGAAGGAGAAACAGAAGTATGGGCGCGGACGATTGATGTCGCAGGTAATATCAGCCCTGAAGCAACTGCAAAGGTCCTCATCGATCGCACTGCACCAACAGAGCCGAGTTATACTCTCTCAGAGAGTCAATGGACAAACAAAGATGTGACATTCCAACTAAATGGTAGTCAAGACGCATCGGATGTATATTACGAGTACAAAATTGGTGATAGTCCTTACACTACGGGTGAAAGTGGCACCATTACAGAAACAGGTGAGCATACAATTACAGCTCGCGCCGTGGATGCAGTAGGGCTCATCAGTCCGGAGACTCAATTCGATATCCGAATTGACAAGGAACTACCTGATGTGGATTATACACCTAATGGACTGCAATGGTCGCTGCAGGGTACCGATGTTCAAATTAAGGCATCTGATAGGTTGTCGGGTGTAATTGAACCGGTATATGTAGAGATTAGTCAAAGCGAACAACCGAGTGAAGCATGGCAGGTAATGCCAGACAACGGCAAAGTGACCATAGAGGACAAAGAAGGTATCTGGTATGTGCATACACAAGTGAAAGACAACGCTGGAAACACCGGTACACATACGTCCAACCCATATCAAGTACAGAAGGCACCCGATGCCCCAACACTGGAAGCAACAGCAATCAGTGCTTCTGAAGTCAAACTAAGCTGGGATTTACCTGGCGGAAATCGATACACATCAGGCTACACGTATACCATCAAAAACATGAATACCGGTACAGAGAAGATATTGGAGTATCCGGTTCATGAATACGTGGACCAGCAGCTACAAGGTGGTCAAATTTATAACTATCAGCTGACGATTCGAAATCATGTGGGATCATCGGAGACACAAGTCTCTGCACTAACATATCCAGCTAGTCCTGGAGTCGAGATCAGTCCTGTCTTTCGGAAACCAGATGAAATGTTGATCAACATAGATTCTGTACCAACTGCAACCGATTATCGCCTAAAGTTGATCGATAACCAAGGTCAAATCATAGAAAACGGATTAGTTGCAAGCACTCAAAAAGCATTAACTGGACTAATTCCAGGAAGCAGCTACACGGTACAAGTTTCAGCAATTAATGATAGTGGTGAGGGCTTGGCTACAAGTGTCGGATTTTTAACTCTTCCGGAAACGCCAACAGGGTTTACAGCAATCGAGATTAAAGAAGATACCGTAAATTCAGAGTGGCAGAGCGTTACAACGGCAACCTATTACGATCTCTATCGGAATAACGAGCTCTTGTATAACGGGGGGGATCTAAACTATAAAGATACTGGCTTAACCCCTGGAACAGCGTATGAATACGTAGTGGCAGCTGGAAATGAAACGGGCGAAGGTGATGTCTCGGAACCTTTGAATGTAATGACTTTGCCTGAACAGGATAACTCCCTAAAAATGCACGGTTTTAGTACAACAGGATTCACTGCGCAATGGAACGGCGTCCCAAGCGCAATCAAGTATCTCCTTCAGGTGTATGATCTCGAACAAAATCTTGTTGCCGAGTATCAAGGTCCAAATCTGGAATATACGGCTTCAGGACTTGAACCAGGAAAGGAATACAGCGTGTCACTGGTAGCTTTCAATCGAACAGGTGCAGGAAAAGCGAAGATTGTAAGGACAGTGACATTACCGAGTAATGTTGAATCTGTACAAGTTACTGGGATTGGAGAAACAGAAGCGGAATTCAACATATCATCCGTGACGGGTGCAACTCATTATAAAATAGATCTGAATGGAGAAGAATTCCTGACGAATGATCTAAACTATGTTCTGTCACCGCTTCAAGGAAGCACGGATTATAGCGGGACCGTACAGGCTGGTAATAGCTCCGGTTGGGGCGAACCGACATCATTCAGCTTTTTGACTAAGCCGGTGCGACCATCATTATTTACGGTGAAGACAATCAGTGAAACGGGGATGACATTAGCCTGGGAAGAAGATAAAACGGCATCTCGGTATTGGATCACGGATGAGCAAGGTAGTACAACTGATATAACAGGAGCAGAATTTAACGTTACTGACTTGCAACCAGGAACAGAATACCGCTTTAAAGTATCAACCGAAAATGCGACTGGGATGGGGGATCAATCTGAGATCGTTTGGAGTACCCTAACCGAGGCACCAGATATAGATCGAGTGGATGTAAAAAATTCAGATGCAACATTGAGTTGGACTGAACCTTATGGAGCATTGCGATACGAGATTACAGACAAAGCAACAGGTCAAGTATATTACAACGGATCGGAACCTACTGCAAACCTTACCCACTTGAAAGTTGGATATGCGTATAATTTAACGTTATCAGCATTCAATAAAACGGACCACGCGTCAAAAGGTGTTCTTGTGAAACTGGTGACTCGTGCTGAATTAAAGAAAAGTAATGTCATCATTACTGATGTGAAGTCTAACTTAGTAACACTGGAAATCGTGACATCAGGACAGGAAATCCAGGAGTACGTCATTTTACGAAATGGTGTAAAAATTACGAAGGTAGAAGCAGAAAGCCTAGTGAGCTATACAGATACAAAGGTGGAACCAGGTAAGTCATATGAATATGAGATTGTGCCAGTAAATGAGGGCGGCGAAGGAAAAGGTGTCAAACTGACTACTTTAACGGCAACAAAGCCCGTGTCAGCTCCAGCGGTGAAATCAGGGGATGGTTGGACAGAAATTAGTTTCCAAACCGTAGAGCAAGCAAATGAGTATGTGGTTCTGGACAAGAACGGAACTGAATTGTGGCGTGGAGATACCTTACCGATACGTCTTGAAGGGTTAGAGCCTGGATCAAAAGCTGTTGTGAACATTGTGACAGAGAATGCAGCTGGGTATCCATCAGAACCAGTTTCAGTCACTGTGTGGACCTTACCATCAGTGCCTACGGGTATTGAATCAAGTGCTTTAGAGAGATCCATTACGCTCAATTTCAGCAATGTAAATAAAGAAGGGTTAACCGAATTTGTGATATATAAAGCTGGGAAGGAAATAGGACGTGTAGACGCTGCGGAAAAATCCTGGACAGATAAAAACCTTACACCGAATACAAAGTATGTATACGAAGTAAGGGCTGTGAATTTTGGAGGAGAGAGTACGAAGGGATTAAAAGTGGAACAAAACACGAAACAGGAACAACCTGCAAATCCAGGTAATCCTTCAGCTCCAATCCCTCCGTCAAATCATGATAAAGATTCAGAGAATCCTGAAAATGATAAACCTGATGATCATGTTAAAGGAGATCATCAGGATAATGAACAGTCTGGACCGGTATCGGGTGTGTTTAAGGATGTTTCCGATTCAAGTTTTGCTAAGAATGAAATCGAAACCTTAGCGAAAGATGGTGTAATAAAAGGCATTAGCACAAATGCTTTTGCTCCGAATAAACAGATCACACGTATGGAATTTGCAGCATTAATTGTGCGTGTTCTAAACGTAAATCCGGATGAATCCATAACAATGCCATTCCAGGATGTTAAAGATAATGCATGGTATGGTGCAGAACTAAACGCAGCTATTGTTAATGGTATTGCAAAAGGATTCAATAGCAATGAATTCCGACCGAATGCTGTAGTTAATCGAGAACAGGCAGCTAAGATGATGGTCAATGTGCTGATTAAGGGAGGCATAACTCCTTCAACTACAGCTCAACGATTCTCTGATGATTCGGATATTGCAGTATGGGCATTAGCGGATGTAAAAATGGCAACAGGACAGAAATTCGTACAAGGGTATCCGGACAATACGTTCCGTCCGAAACACGGACTGACACGTGCTGAGGCATCCGTAATGATTTACCGTTTACGCGATCATTTAAATTCAATTTCAAAGTGA